The sequence GCTGATCCTGGAAAGCACCTACGGCGACCGTCGCCACGAAGACCGCGCGCACCGCCGCGAGCGGCTGCAGGCAGCCATCGAGCGGGCGCTGGTCGACGAGGGCACGGTGCTGATTCCGTCGTTCAGCATTGGCCGCACCCAGGAGCTGCTGTACGAGCTGGAGGAGATCCTCCATGAGCGAAGCGAGTCGGCGCCAGCCAGCGACACGCCCAACGCATCCGCACGGCAGGCGAAGGAAGGCGACCCGGATATCGACTGGCCGCATATCCCGATCATCCTCGACTCGCCTCTGGCCAGCCGCTTCACCAGCACCTACAAGGAGCTGCAGGCGTTCTGGGACGAAGACGCGCGCGAGCGCCTGGGCGAAGGCCGCAAGCCGCTCTCCTTCAAGCAGCTCATCACCGTCGACAGCCATGACGAGCACATGCGCATTGTCGAACACCTTACCCAGACCGCGCGCCCCGCGATTGTCATCGCGGGCAACGGCATGTGTTCGGGCGGGCGCATCGTCAACTACCTGAAGGCGATGCTGGGCGACCCGCGCCACAACGTGGTGTTCATCGGCTATCAGGGCAAGGGCACGCCGGGGCGGGATATCCAGACGCACGGGCCGGACGGCGGTTTCGTCGATCTGGACGGGCAGCGCATCGACATCAGCGCCGGGATCGACAGCGTCGGTGGCTATTCCGCCCACGCTGACCAGGCGGACCTGGTCGGCTTCGTCACCCGGATGAAGCAATGGCCGAAGCAAATCCGCCTCATCCACGGCGAAGACCCGGCCAAGCAACAATTGGCTGAAGTGCTGCGGGCGCGCTACCGGGACGCCGGAAAGGCCGGAGATATCAGCATTCCCTGATGACGACCCAAGGCCCGCCCATCGATCGCGGGCGCGCGCACGAAGCGATGCGGGACGGCGCTGAACGACCCGCTCGCGGGCCGCTACGGCGTCGCGCCTGCGCTGCGTGCCGGTGCTAGAGTGCGTGCTCCATCAGCGCACAATCCCCCTAGCGAGGCCTCCATGCTCAACCATGTAATGGTCGGTTCGAATGATCTTGAACGGTCGAAGCGGTTCTACGACGCCGTGCTCGGCCTGCTCGGCGCAGGCGAGCCGATCCGCAACACGGGCCCCACCGGGCACACCCGCCTCTTCTACCGGCACGACGGCAGCCTCTTCGGCGTCACCGAGCCCATCAACGGCGAACCGGCAACGGTCGCCAATGGCGGCACGATTGGCTTCAAATGCAACTCGCCCGAGCAGGTCCAGGCATTTCACGACGTCGCGGTCGCCCATGGCGGCACCACCTGCGAGGATCCACCGGGCCTGCGCGAAAGCAGCCTCGGCGCGATGCACCTGGGCTACGTCCGCGACCCGGACGGCAACAAGCTGTGCGCGATCTACCGCGCGCCATAACCGCCCACTGAGCGCCGCACACCCAAGTGCGGCACTGCCCTGACCGTCGATGCGCCGCCCGCTGCGGCGCATCAGGCCTCATGAGACCGCGTCGCAGCTCCCATCTGATCGAAGTCCTCGTACCGAATTCGCCATGCAGGGCGGCGTGGTCTCGCCCTTACCGCTTCCGGGGCGGGAGACGCAGCGCATCGAGCACCAGCCTGAACGCCGGCGAGGGCTGCTTGCGGCTGGGGTAGTACAGGTAGTAGCCATCGAACGGCTCGCACCAATCATCCAGCACCCGCACCAGCCGGCCTTCTTCGAGGTGCGGGGCGAATTCGTCTTCCGGCAGGAAGGCAATGCCCAGGCCCTCGAGGGCGGCGAGCACGATGTGCGGCGTGCTGTTGAGCACCACCTGGCCCTCGACGCGGACGTTCAGTGCCTGCTCGCCTTTCTCGAATTCCCAGACGTACAGCCCGCCATGGGTCGGGAAACGCAGGTTGATGCAGCGGTGCGCGGTCAGCTCCTGCGGCGTACTCGGCCTGGAATGCTCTGCAAAATAAGCCGGCGATGCCACGGCGGCCATCCGCAGCGGCGGGCCGATGGGCATGGCGATCATGTCCTTGTCGATGGTGTCGCCCAGGCGCACGCCCGCATCGAAGCGGTCGGCGACGATGTCGCGAAAACCGTAGTTGACGTCGAACTCGACGTTGATATCGGGGAAGGCCTTGAGCAGCGGCGTGAGCTTGGGCAGCAACAGGGTCCGCAACACATGGTCGCCGCAGGTGATCCGCACCGTGCCGGCCGGTTTCTCGCGCAGGTCGGTCAACACGTCCAGCTCGGCCTCGATCTCATCGAAGCGATGACCGATGGCC comes from Stutzerimonas stutzeri and encodes:
- a CDS encoding MBL fold metallo-hydrolase RNA specificity domain-containing protein, which encodes MKYPKLIHHGAREGVTGSCHQFWMDDSSSVLIDCGQFQGQDAGPDDDELALDFSIEGIKALIVTHVHIDHVGRIPNLLAAGFSGPILCSEPSARLLPIVLEDAFRLSISRDQDQLERYLKVVEQRIIALPYGHWFTLNETESGSCQVRLQPAGHVLGSAYVELELRAVDGDVDAERVVFSGDLGAPHSPLLPDLVPPERADLLILESTYGDRRHEDRAHRRERLQAAIERALVDEGTVLIPSFSIGRTQELLYELEEILHERSESAPASDTPNASARQAKEGDPDIDWPHIPIILDSPLASRFTSTYKELQAFWDEDARERLGEGRKPLSFKQLITVDSHDEHMRIVEHLTQTARPAIVIAGNGMCSGGRIVNYLKAMLGDPRHNVVFIGYQGKGTPGRDIQTHGPDGGFVDLDGQRIDISAGIDSVGGYSAHADQADLVGFVTRMKQWPKQIRLIHGEDPAKQQLAEVLRARYRDAGKAGDISIP
- a CDS encoding VOC family protein; its protein translation is MLNHVMVGSNDLERSKRFYDAVLGLLGAGEPIRNTGPTGHTRLFYRHDGSLFGVTEPINGEPATVANGGTIGFKCNSPEQVQAFHDVAVAHGGTTCEDPPGLRESSLGAMHLGYVRDPDGNKLCAIYRAP
- a CDS encoding LysR family transcriptional regulator — translated: MVRRNLNDLLSFVTVAREGSFTRAAAQLGVSQSALSQAVSGLEKRLDIRLLTRTTRSVSPTPAGERLLRAIGHRFDEIEAELDVLTDLREKPAGTVRITCGDHVLRTLLLPKLTPLLKAFPDINVEFDVNYGFRDIVADRFDAGVRLGDTIDKDMIAMPIGPPLRMAAVASPAYFAEHSRPSTPQELTAHRCINLRFPTHGGLYVWEFEKGEQALNVRVEGQVVLNSTPHIVLAALEGLGIAFLPEDEFAPHLEEGRLVRVLDDWCEPFDGYYLYYPSRKQPSPAFRLVLDALRLPPRKR